ataaatatggttCTAATATCACAAATATACTCAGTCATCCGTGCACTAATTTCATTAAACGTATCGCGcgttattataacatatatgcgatatgataaataaaatttatttattaaatatagatctaTTACTTTcctatttaaacttttaataaatattattagcatAAATTAGCATAATAAGAAATTCTGTTTTAACATTAGAAATTAATGTTGAACATAATGATATTCTATAAAAGAATGGTATTAATTACTCTCTATTATTCAAAGACATGAATTaacattgtattaatatactttcgaaatttgaatattttcggaaatgttaataattgcaattttttatatcctatttaaaatgatacattctaaaaaatattatgaaaaaacaattatattatatttttatataaaatatcaaagaataatagatttgcgataaaaatttgcaagtcAATTTCCAAATGcgttttgaaaaaatacgTGTTTACCAGCCCTCGTTTAATTTGGACATGCAAATTTTCTGCATTCGGCCTTAAATCTATTAGCCTTAGGGTAGAAAAAATAAGGAAAGGAAAACTGGTCCAAACTCTTGTCGACATCGCAGAATTCGCCTCTTACAGGCTCAACCATCCGTAAATGAAAAGCATTACATGACCAAAGTAAGTGTCAAGAAAGACGGTAATAGTACATTAAACGGTAATTAAAAGTGAGCCTATTACCTGGACTAACGGAGCGTGAAATACTTGAAATCATTTATGAAATTACTTTGTCTGTGAATGTTAAACGTGTGCTGTTACGTACATACGGGGATTTACGCAGTTCAAATATAATCGAGAACTCGACATTTTATTACCAAGCACAATTATCTCATCGAGATAAATGATTGCCTCTTCCAGTTGAAAAACTTTACTTTGACCTTTTAACGGATAATTCAATGCTCATTCACATTCATAGATTTTAGTAAAACAATCAAATGATTACAGTTCTCGAAATCCACCAAtcaatagttaaaaattagcGTGAAATGATTtacgtgaaataaaatttattgaacaaaagattagaaattcaaaataacgatttgtgtatgaaaaataatatcgataatacaGTAcgttcaaaatataaattaaaattcaattaaaaatgcaaaatacacactgcacgtaaaattatttgagtctatttaaagttaacataatttttaacaattaacaattaatttatatatataggtatatattgtaaatactaatttatcattatgaTATAGCAGTATAGCATCACATCTATGTATTCACAGACAGACTCATAAGAATTATACTAAACATGTAAACATCATGACGTTTTAAAAATCGCTGTAGTAAAGTTCGATATTTTATGACGGTAAGTCTTTGCGGAGTTTGGGCGATTTGAGAAGCTCTCGAGAACTTAACTCGCACGAGCCAATGGACCTGTCACCACTTGTTGAATGTTTATGAAGAAGAACAGAAGTTGAAAGTACACTCTTGAATCGGCCAATCACAAATTTCGAGTGGAgagattaaacttttaattttttattacaccttgagaattctttaaattgatcaaaCGAATGATAAGGCTGCGAAGCAGaacaacaatattattacgataattattataagagtttttattattatttattataatattgtaataaactacatttataaactaaattataaaattttaaacgctactactataataataggattgtttgaataattaaataaaattccgtTAAAGTAACAAGACATTACTCAAGACATTAtatctgtaaataaataatatatacattataaaatgtatattacaaatttaaagaaacctgtaatataatttataaagcaaGAGTTTCAACTTCtgtttcttcaaaaattttacaagtttaCAAATCTTGAAGAGCTAACAAgagtatatgtaaatataacacacgttatgtaaattaaatacacaagtaatgacagaaaaaaagaatttccattgaaaaatacatctagagaatattataaaatcctacaattattatacaatttctaaaatttttatgacataCTTTATTAGCTCTTCAAACGATAAAAGTGGTGtgctttattttctctttgaacGCTAAGATGTCAAAGTGGAGATTTACCTTTTAAGATGTCTGCgaagaggagaaggaagaACAGCGCGCATAATTGGCGGTGGCCCCTTCGTGCCATGTTGTCCCACGACGAAGCACAGGATACACAAAAGTCAATTGTGGACGCGCACGAATACGAGGAAACTGGAGAATCCCGCCGTAACGCACATATTCAAGACAACACAGTCAATGTACAAACTCGGAAACACGTTTCAATTGTGTATACACTTCGGACGAATGTCAACACTCATGTGTGTACGCGCACGTTTTTCTTGGATCGGAAACAAAGAACTATCACTTTCACTCAAATCTTCTCGACAATTCTCGTTCCTGTCTTTGTCACAATCGTAGAAATGTATCCAGTTCGCACGTCAAAGAGTGAGATATCACTGCGATATTACGTTATGCGTTAATGGTGTCCGCACTGATCACGTAACAAAATCGGCGCGAAACCGAGTCGTCCTTTCTCAATCGTTTAAACATTGTCCTCCGACTTATCTCGTGCAAGATACATGAGTGACGATTCCCACAACATGTCATAAATCGCGAATTAActgataataaatgttaacaaTACCGGAAATCAAGTTACCGGTTATACAACGCGCGGGTTTTCTACAAACGTCTCGCCGCGATCAACCGCAACATTCACGATAATGATTCGAAGACGTTTGAGCACAACTGACTCAAATTTGACTCTTGGTGTTGTCTGATTTACGTACCGGCGTTTCTCACGTGAGTGTGAGAACACGCGTGTCACTATCACGCACGTCTTTACGCATACGGAACAACGTAACGCACTGATCGACGTGTCGCGCGACACTGCCGGCGCGCCGCTTGCTTCACACGATCTCATCCTCGCTCGGCGGCTCGACACTCGGGAGACGCTTGCGCGTGCGCAAGATGACGCGTGCGCGACGATTGAAGTTTCCACGCTGCGCCGGCTGCGCTCTCATTCTCCCCTCAGCGTTCGCGGCGCGTCAACGTCGCTTATCTTCGTCTCGCTCGCAACAAGTTGCAGTTCGTGCGCGTGACCGGAGGGAGAAGAGAGCGCGAATACGATGGACATATAACGGAGTACGATCGAAGAAGCGCACGGAGATGTGCCTTCGACGCGGTCAGCTGTaatgaaattacaaattaataatctaaagGACGATGCGATCggtaaaatgcgaaataaaacaattctcgcagttttttttttttttttttttttttgcgaacaaatactaatattagagtatgtaatattatttgttagatttattgattgaaatattctaaAGTTAAATGATATATCTTAAAGCAAGCGCCGCGATTCTTTCacattttgtatttgtatagAAAACTTGAAATTAATGCAACTGTTATCTTGGCTTGACTGGACTATCGGAATAAGTGGTCGAGCCTTCGGAACTATAGCAAATACTATGCTGTGGATAAAATTCgtgattacataaatatcatatattgagAAATAGATCGTTATTTACTATGAAGacttaaatttcattaattttttatagctcTTGCAGTAATTAATAGCTtataatgtattcaaaatacatttattcatattgaatatatatatgaataaatgtaattataaccACTGACTTTGTAAGGCGTACGACCTCTAGACGTTCCCGATGGTGAAACAGAAGTTGATTTAGTGTATTTCTTTCGcctgttaattaaaaatatcttcaaaTGAAATCGCATTCGTAATAGCATGATTAATTTAGTAGTATGTAATCTAgctcttaatatattatggtTAATCTAACAGTGCGATCACAGaactattttatctataatattattaatatagaaacattattttaatgtaataaaaaaaatacgcatgTACACTTACGGATAAATTCTTCCGTTATTACTGATGCTGTCTTTGCTGTTATAACTGATTGCGGCTAAGCAACGTTCTTCATCCATATGCTCTTGACATCCCCCTGGGCATCGTCCAAATCTATTTCTCCAccattctttcaatttttcaagcaCACCCTTCCGTAATGACTTCGAAGAACACGTATCCGGTTGACAATAATCTGTATTCTCATACAGAACTGCGaatctaaaaagaaaagaacacTAAACgtcattatcaattatttaatcgtttacaaaaaaatactttttaacaaatgctcaatatttaattaataacttttttttatatcataaaattaatatattattgtttctaatattgtacaataattttataaatcttggaagagtataaaagttaattaaaaaaaatttataaaaagtttattttacagtataattatagattagaCTCATTATTATCGactaattagataaaaaaagtaagtaaGTAAAGCTAAGTAGTTTATTACCACTGTTGTgtttatgatttaattaattgtacttaacaaaagttatttccatacagatttaaaattaaagaattaaaaatctcatgaagaattaaaatcggtaaataattaatgagataaaaaattaaaaataaatcataataaattgttaattatcggttacatttttcaaatataatcgaaaaaatataataatcataaggAAACGTTTCAACTTACGGAGCAGTTTTCGATTCGCAAGGTGGGCACTCGGGTTGTTTGGTGAGAAATCTGTAGCACACCAAACTTAAACCCACCAGTAACCATATGACCAATGCAGATACTACTGCTATAATCACGATTTCCGTAGTACCAAATGTCAATATTTTGCCTGAATTCCAttgacataaatttaattattctttaatagttagaaattattattaaatatactaaagagagaaagagagagagagagagagagagaaaatattactaaataaactaaataaattaaataactaaaaaattaaattaaattaaatgatacagaagtaaaaacaaaaaaaaattttatcacgtGTTATATCAGAAACATCTTACTTTGTTCCTTTCCTTTGTAAAGCATGTTCTCATCCGTCTGACTCGCAAGTTTCGCATCTACTTTAGGCATAACTTGGTAAGTTCCGCTTGTTTTGCTCTTTATAATTCCGTTTTGTATATCTAAAATGAAACATcaagtaagaaatatattctataacattttatgtttaagaaatgaaaagcagatatttttttctaatagaCTGCACATCTAATACTGATTCTAATACtgattttatcttaatattataaagtaattttaaatgtttgtgATTATCTTTTCTCTATATGATTttgtaattatgaaataaaatgtaaaacttcTAAAGTCACACGTatgcaataagaaaattatacgaaGCAAGGTCACGTTGACTCATGAAAtgcattaaaaagtaaatgtgagaatgtatttatattttactctttCTTTGAGATGCATGATCaagttgtatataaattgcaaacatGGTCAGAGAAACATTATGGAAGCTGTAGTTTCTTAGCTACGCAAACGCTTAAACGGAATAGTATATCGGtctcattaattttcaaatacgaCAAATTGCAGCCAACGAGACCGTCATGAAATATTACCCGATTCCCGCAAGGTGGCCATTACTCTGAGAACACCCCCGAATGCCGGATACCACTTTTCGTCGTCCAGGTGTCGACGCACCTGGAATGAAAATGGTACTTTTATTtgctctcattgtcagtctgGAATTAATCTCAAGCAACCGCGTCAACATTTATGAAATGGAAAATTCTTTGCGaaagattaagaaattataagcatcatatttttttctagcataaaaattatgatatttttggatatttatatcatcattatttaaattttaatattaatattttaatattaatatttaattttttaaacattttataatttgtactaCATATGTACTACATTTGTACTACATATCATTAAAGAACGTGGCAATTCATACGGATTGTCGCAACCAGACATAAAAGTCTTTGTTGAATCTTTGCAATTGCGTTCTCGTGCTCGATCgtgataaaatacatttcacGCTggcgatataatattttacgagaacGAAAGCTGATTTTTCCGAATACAACGATTGCAGACTGTCGATTTTGAAGGGCAGTGCAATGCTAGATAGAGAATTTGTATAAGAATCTGTAAGGTTTTCTAGTCGATAAAGCattcttacaaattattactCAATAATTACCTATTAGGATCTACTTCATTGTCGAGGAATGGAAGTGGTATAATGGCTTCGCTCGTCGCAACTTCGTTATTATAACCTtgccaaaataaaaaaatcttatattagtGTAATTCTCAATAAATGATTAGATCagatgacaaaaatatttttagttttcatTCTTATGTCGACCATATGTAGTACTGAAATAGTACACTAATAGTGTCGTTTAAGTTAAATTTGTTCTCTCACCATCGAGTGCACGTCTAGAATGTCCTCGCTTTACCATAGaccgtttcttttttctaaatgtgAAGCTTTGGTCGTTGTCGAAAGCTGttcatgtaaaagaaaaaaaacgacaaattattagaatcctttaataatcataaatgttGAACATACGCATTGATTCTTTATCTCAAATCGAAATAAACTTGATACACAGCAGTTTACAAAAAtcatatagatatttttctaaataatgaaaacttgcatttctcttttaaaaaaagttgacaaatgacataaattatttgtttctttatcgcttatgcaattaaat
This Anoplolepis gracilipes chromosome 12, ASM4749672v1, whole genome shotgun sequence DNA region includes the following protein-coding sequences:
- the LOC140671843 gene encoding uncharacterized protein gives rise to the protein HYILQFKFKLQTYLFLSLFFDRVIDAKFLKRDDNVGTVLFEKDDYGKQCWTSEEFAILNSRRMFQDILPQVKVIDSQNDQYIAHLMDYFHICLENVQRLSMGKTKHLMLKALADTLGGYLRVYVLPITRRSYYAGNIKYHNAKMLFELFDELKIFLRTNGAGWLKPSQDIENIRIPPIVITPPKTSIACNGLIMYSASFDNDQSFTFRKKKRSMVKRGHSRRALDGYNNEVATSEAIIPLPFLDNEVDPNSIALPFKIDSLQSLYSEKSAFVLVKYYIASVKCILSRSSTRTQLQRFNKDFYVWLRQSVRRHLDDEKWYPAFGGVLRVMATLRESDIQNGIIKSKTSGTYQVMPKVDAKLASQTDENMLYKGKEQSKILTFGTTEIVIIAVVSALVIWLLVGLSLVCYRFLTKQPECPPCESKTAPFAVLYENTDYCQPDTCSSKSLRKGVLEKLKEWWRNRFGRCPGGCQEHMDEERCLAAISYNSKDSISNNGRIYPRKKYTKSTSVSPSGTSRGRTPYKHSICYSSEGSTTYSDSPVKPR